In Drosophila teissieri strain GT53w chromosome 2R, Prin_Dtei_1.1, whole genome shotgun sequence, the following proteins share a genomic window:
- the LOC122612429 gene encoding apoptotic chromatin condensation inducer in the nucleus yields MRRRSERKKSSSPAPVPVAVARRSRRSRKVSESEKTEVETPVVAQKDKETDCPEVPQASQEVNEVRASSEERAGSGASPVRRSRGSRTTPKKRTESKGGDKKVDTIPEEETENGTEGKDAVEKETVVAPPAANESESEDLAKKADQQAQDDGSYPEPAVVKDDEVEKEDLKPQQDGPTCTDDDTKQSESEQEVKVSSPCSKDEEHLKTSSDVLDIQTDEVDERDEESFAPAERRETKKRQKEQIQEQKPAEEEEQKENRKQLEEKPEQTHDEPADLSNAKHESCLNSSATNTTGAPLLQQQRSVRKRKWLTNKKSLDRTPPVLAISTDSLKNIIADVVQPVPLSDVQLESSSEEEGLVTSDRDSERSASPAPASEASKDRDNKANTVTTCNTGAEASVDNEGAGAAIPAATDAVPAQVGLSKATVSTATPHIVGDPSPARNRASHVLYITNLVRPFTVLQLKGLLARTGKIVEEDGFWIDRIKSKCYVAYSTEDEAIETRHALHGVRWPVSNPKCLNVDFGSRTDMDRAILSTKDEAPRYGQENTRDNQQSGNAWSRLEPSDKKPARPVREWDVGKKEPSDHDKHNNDRRRESKDRLDSRSRDTERAGQERKRSRDREGRGRERERERIDRNAHARSRSGSPASKSKKKENEPPIRLLDDLFRKTKGTPCIYWLPLTPEAIAEKEAFRQKRIEEHKLRIKEREERQKEREKDRDRQRDTRRNRSNERRRSRSRERERRRY; encoded by the exons ATGAGACGTCGCAGCGAACGAAAAAAGTCGTCGTCGCCCGCTCCGGTGCCGGTGGCAGTTGCACGGCGAAGCCGCCGATCCCGCAAGGTGTCGGAGAGCGAGAAGACCGAGGTCGAGACCCCGGTCGTGGCGCAAAAGGATAAGGAGACCGATTGCCCTGAAGTGCCGCAAGCCTCTCAAGAAGTCAATGAGGTGCGGGCCTCTAGTGAAGAACGTGCCGGATCTGGAGCATCGCCAGTGCGCAGGAGTCGCGGCAGCCGGACGACGCCCAAAAAGCGCACGGAGTCCAAGGGCGGCGACAAGAAGGTGGACACCATACCCGAGGAGGAGACGGAGAATGGAACGGAGGGAAAGGACGCTGTCGAAAAGGAAACGGTTGTAGCGCCGCCCGCGGCTAATGAGAGCGAGTCCGAAGACCTTGCCAAGAAGGCGGATCAGCAGGCTCAAGACGACGGATCCTATCCAGAACCCGCTGTAGTCAAGGATGATGAGGTTGAGAAAGAGGATTTAAAGCCGCAGCAGGACGGTCCAACTTGCACTGATGACGACACCAAACAAAGCGAGTCAGAACAAGAGGTAAAGGTTTCTTCTCCTTGCAGCAAGGACGAGGAACATTTAAAAACGTCTAGCGATGTATTAGACATTCAGACAGATGAGGTCGATGAAAGGGACGAAGAATCCTTCGCTCCTGCAGAACGCAGAGAAACCaagaaaaggcaaaaggaGCAGATACAGGAACAGAAGCccgccgaggaggaggagcagaaggaaaACCGCAAGCAGCTAGAGGAAAAACCCGAACAAACTCATGATGAACCAGCAGATCTTTCGAACGCCAAGCACGAATCATGCCTAAACAGCAGCGCAACCAACACAACCGGCGCTCCattgctgcagcaacaacggTCGGTGCGGAAGCGAAAGTGGCTGACAAACAAAAAGTCTTTGGATCGTACCCCGCCCGTGCTTGCCATTTCGACGGATTCCCTGAAGAACATTATAGCCGATGTAGTGCAGCCAGTGCCTCTAAGCGATGTGCAGCTGGAATCCTCTTCAGAGGAGGAAGGTCTGGTCACCAGCGATCGCGATTCAGAGCGATCTGCTTCGCCGGCACCCGCATCCGAAGCAAGCAAAGATCGCGATAACAAGGCAAATACCGTCACCACATGCAACACCGGCGCAGAGGCGTCGGTAGATAatgaaggagcaggagccgctattccagcagcaacagacgCGGTGCCAGCTCAGGTCGGCTTGAGTAAAGCTACAGTTTCCACGGCAACACCACACATAGTAGGTGACCCTAGTCCTGCTCGAAACCGAGCCAGCCACGTGCTCTATATCACCAATTTGGTACGCCCCTTCACAGTGCTGCAACTGAAAGGTCTGCTGGCGCGGACGGGAAAAATCGTTGAGGAAGATGGTTTCTGGATAGATCGTATCAAGTCTAAGTGCTACGTTGCCTACTCCACTGAAGA CGAGGCTATCGAAACCCGACATGCTCTGCACGGAGTTCGCTGGCCAGTCTCAAATCCCAAATGTTTGAATGTAGATTTTGGCAGTCGCACTGATATGGATCGTGCAATACTTTCAACGAAAGACGAGGCTCCGAGGTACGGCCAGGAAAACACCAGAGATAACCAGCAGTCCGGCAACGCTTGGTCCCGGTTGGAACCGTCTGACAAAAAA CCAGCGCGCCCCGTACGCGAATGGGATGTGGGCAAAAAGGAGCCAAGCGACCACGACAAACACAACAACGACAGGCGTCGGGAAAGCAAGGATCGACTGGACTCAAGGTCTCGGGATACGGAACGTGCCGGACAGGAGCGAAAGCGTTCCAGGGACAGAGAGGGAAGGGGACGCgaacgggagcgggagcgAATTGATCGCAATGCACACGCAAGAAGCCGCAGTGGATCACCAG CGTCCAAATCTAAGAAGAAGGAGAATGAACCGCCTATCAGACTACTAGATGATCTATTTCGAAAGACTAAGGGAACACCTTGCATATACTGGCTGCCACTGACGCCGGAAGCG ATTGCAGAAAAAGAGGCATTCCGGCAGAAACGCATCGAGGAACACAAGCTGCGTATAAAGGAGCGGGAGGAGCGCCAGAAAGAGCGTGAGAAGGATCGTGACCGCCAGCGTGACACGCGTCGTAATCGTTCTAATGAACGGCGACGATCTCGCAGTCGCGAGCGGGAGCGAAGACGTTACTAG
- the LOC122612431 gene encoding tetratricopeptide repeat protein 19 homolog, mitochondrial isoform X1 has protein sequence MLVKSISKLTQVMSRFRLAGNPRDYCHLAPLKRSRYHQRSEFGSRSLCANAADYQVAWAPPPVSGSSGGMFWAFSAAFTLNLFGGGNEKEETPEDKLIKTIKRSILCIQREQYDKAEQMLHLALRMAQDIQSKDGITYVFDLMANLAMEREQFKKAEKIFTDVMKRLFADGHTEESPKILHISSKIAHMSQLQGDLEKSFQGFTWTLQQLAKLLEKMPDDKDILELYGLTKNWFGQLLMKQGKYLEAKNLFQEAFDTLINVYGAVNDASVTILNNISVAYVNLEKYSEARETLLKAMELTKELKDATQEGILQANLGLVYLREGLMSQAENACRLAWKLGKQHQNPDAIEQAEYCLNEIKTTLNGEKRQ, from the exons ATGTTAGTGAAAAGTATTAGCAAGCTTACCCAAGTTATGAGCAGGTTCCGCCTTGCCGGGAATCCCAGGGATTACTGTCATCTTGCGCCACTGAAGAGAAGCCGTTACCACCAACGGTCAGAATTCGGATCTCGATCGCTGTGCGCCAATGCTGCGGACTACCAGGTGGCCTGGGCACCTCCACCCGTTTCAGGTTCTTCCGGTGGAATGTTTTGGGCGTTTTCCGCTGCCTTCACTCTAAATCTGTTTGGTGGCGGGAACGAAAAGGAGGAAACTCCGGAAGACAAACTGATCAAGACCATCAAGCGATCAATCCTTTGCATTCAGAGGGAACAGTACGACAAGGCCGAGCAAATGCTCCACCTGGCTCTGCGAATGGCGCAGGATATTCAGAGCAAGGACGGCATTACATATGTGTTTGATCTGATGGCTAATTTGGCCATGGAACGGGAGCAGTTTAAAAAGGCGGAGAAGATATTCACGGACGTCATGAAACGCCTATTTGCCGACGGACACACAGAAGAGAGTCCCAAG atACTTCACATCAGCTCCAAAATAGCACACATGTCTCAGCTGCAAGGTGATCTGGAAAAGAGCTTTCAAGGGTTCACTTGGACCTTGCAACAGTTGGCTAAACTACTGGAGAAAATGCCCGACGACAAGGACATACTGGAACTGTATGGCTTGACAAAGAATTG gtTCGGCCAGCTGCTGATGAAGCAGGGAAAGTACCTGGAGGCTAAAAATCTCTTTCAGGAAGCCTTCGACACGCTCATAAATGTTTATGGCGCCGTCAACGACGCCTCTGTAACCATCCTGAATAACATCAGCGTGGCGTACGTAAAC CTAGAAAAGTACTCCGAGGCAAGGGAGACCCTTTTAAAGGCCATGGAACTGACTAAAGAGCTAAAGGATGCCACGCAGGAAGGTATTCTGCAGGCAAATCTTGGTTTGGTGTATCTTCGCGAGGGTCTGATGTCACAGGCGGAGAACGCTTGCAGACTGGCGTGGAAACTGGGCAAGCAGCACCAGAATCCCGATGCCATAGAGCAGGCCGAGTATTGCCTCAACGAGATAAAGACCACCCTGAATGGAGAGAAACGCCAGTGA
- the LOC122612431 gene encoding tetratricopeptide repeat protein 19 homolog, mitochondrial isoform X3, which produces MLVKSISKLTQVMSRFRLAGNPRDYCHLAPLKRSRYHQRSEFGSRSLCANAADYQVAWAPPPVSGSSGGMFWAFSAAFTLNLFGGGNEKEETPEDKLIKTIKRSILCIQREQYDKAEQMLHLALRMAQDIQSKDGITYVFDLMANLAMEREQFKKAEKIFTDVMKRLFADGHTEESPKILHISSKIAHMSQLQGDLEKSFQGFTWTLQQLAKLLEKMPDDKDILELYGLTKNWY; this is translated from the exons ATGTTAGTGAAAAGTATTAGCAAGCTTACCCAAGTTATGAGCAGGTTCCGCCTTGCCGGGAATCCCAGGGATTACTGTCATCTTGCGCCACTGAAGAGAAGCCGTTACCACCAACGGTCAGAATTCGGATCTCGATCGCTGTGCGCCAATGCTGCGGACTACCAGGTGGCCTGGGCACCTCCACCCGTTTCAGGTTCTTCCGGTGGAATGTTTTGGGCGTTTTCCGCTGCCTTCACTCTAAATCTGTTTGGTGGCGGGAACGAAAAGGAGGAAACTCCGGAAGACAAACTGATCAAGACCATCAAGCGATCAATCCTTTGCATTCAGAGGGAACAGTACGACAAGGCCGAGCAAATGCTCCACCTGGCTCTGCGAATGGCGCAGGATATTCAGAGCAAGGACGGCATTACATATGTGTTTGATCTGATGGCTAATTTGGCCATGGAACGGGAGCAGTTTAAAAAGGCGGAGAAGATATTCACGGACGTCATGAAACGCCTATTTGCCGACGGACACACAGAAGAGAGTCCCAAG atACTTCACATCAGCTCCAAAATAGCACACATGTCTCAGCTGCAAGGTGATCTGGAAAAGAGCTTTCAAGGGTTCACTTGGACCTTGCAACAGTTGGCTAAACTACTGGAGAAAATGCCCGACGACAAGGACATACTGGAACTGTATGGCTTGACAAAGAATTGGTATTGA
- the LOC122612431 gene encoding tetratricopeptide repeat protein 19 homolog, mitochondrial isoform X2, giving the protein MLVKSISKLTQVMSRFRLAGNPRDYCHLAPLKRSRYHQRSEFGSRSLCANAADYQVAWAPPPVSGSSGGMFWAFSAAFTLNLFGGGNEKEETPEDKLIKTIKRSILCIQREQYDKAEQMLHLALRMAQDIQSKDGITYVFDLMANLAMEREQFKKAEKIFTDVMKRLFADGHTEESPKILHISSKIAHMSQLQGDLEKSFQGFTWTLQQLAKLLEKMPDDKDILELYGLTKNWFGQLLMKQGKYLEAKNLFQEAFDTLINVYGAVNDASVTILNNISVA; this is encoded by the exons ATGTTAGTGAAAAGTATTAGCAAGCTTACCCAAGTTATGAGCAGGTTCCGCCTTGCCGGGAATCCCAGGGATTACTGTCATCTTGCGCCACTGAAGAGAAGCCGTTACCACCAACGGTCAGAATTCGGATCTCGATCGCTGTGCGCCAATGCTGCGGACTACCAGGTGGCCTGGGCACCTCCACCCGTTTCAGGTTCTTCCGGTGGAATGTTTTGGGCGTTTTCCGCTGCCTTCACTCTAAATCTGTTTGGTGGCGGGAACGAAAAGGAGGAAACTCCGGAAGACAAACTGATCAAGACCATCAAGCGATCAATCCTTTGCATTCAGAGGGAACAGTACGACAAGGCCGAGCAAATGCTCCACCTGGCTCTGCGAATGGCGCAGGATATTCAGAGCAAGGACGGCATTACATATGTGTTTGATCTGATGGCTAATTTGGCCATGGAACGGGAGCAGTTTAAAAAGGCGGAGAAGATATTCACGGACGTCATGAAACGCCTATTTGCCGACGGACACACAGAAGAGAGTCCCAAG atACTTCACATCAGCTCCAAAATAGCACACATGTCTCAGCTGCAAGGTGATCTGGAAAAGAGCTTTCAAGGGTTCACTTGGACCTTGCAACAGTTGGCTAAACTACTGGAGAAAATGCCCGACGACAAGGACATACTGGAACTGTATGGCTTGACAAAGAATTG gtTCGGCCAGCTGCTGATGAAGCAGGGAAAGTACCTGGAGGCTAAAAATCTCTTTCAGGAAGCCTTCGACACGCTCATAAATGTTTATGGCGCCGTCAACGACGCCTCTGTAACCATCCTGAATAACATCAGCGTGGC CTAG
- the LOC122612430 gene encoding protein catecholamines up yields MAKQVADFQCSKIQFYQKLALAVILGAVLLSFPALCTGQGNPSFKYSREANENFDPQKALRPEHHHDHDHDHDHGHHHHDHDHDHGHHHHDHDHDHGHHHHDHDHDHGHHHHGHDERHTKSKPELDMSTIWLHSIGSTLLISAAPFVLLYIIPLDNSEAMKPRLKVLLAFASGGLLGDAFLHLIPHATHPHSHGEHGHDHDHDHHHHHEGEEHEHAHSHSHDMSIGLWVLGGIIAFLSVEKLVRILKGGQGGHGHSHGAPKPKPVPAKKKSSGKEDSGDGDKPAKPAKTHSKKPEAKPEGEVEISGYLNLAADFAHNFTDGLAIGASYLAGNSIGIVTTITILLHEVPHEIGDFAILIKSGCSRRKAMLLQLVTALGALAGTALALLGAGGGDGSAPWVLPFTAGGFIYIATVSVLPELLEESTKLKQSLKEIFALLTGVALMIVIAKFE; encoded by the exons ATGGCCAAACAAGTGGCTGATTTCCAGTGCAGTAAGATCCAGTTTTACCAGAAACTGGCTCTGGCCGTAATCCTAGGAGCAGTACTTCTTTCTTTCCCGGCATTGTGCACCGGCCAGGGCAATCCCAGTTTCAAATACTCGCGGGAAGCCAACGAAAACTTCGATCCGCAGAAGGCTTTACGGCCGGAGCACCACcatgatcatgatcatgaCCACGATCATGGACACCATCATCATGATCATGACCACGATCATGGACACCATCATCATGATCATGATCACGATCATGGACACCATCATCATGATCATGACCACGATCATGGACACCATCATCACGGGCACGATGAAAGGCACACCAAGTCAAAGCCGGAGTTGG ATATGAGTACCATTTGGCTGCACTCCATCGGCTCAACACTTCTTATCAGTGCCGCTCCCTTCGTGCTGCTGTATATCATTCCCCTAGACAACAGTGAGGCGATGAAGCCGCGTCTGAAAGTTCTTCTGGCCTTCGCTTCTGGCGGTTTGTTGGGCGATGCTTTCCTGCACTTGATCCCTCATGCCACGCACCCACACAGTCATGGAGAACACGGCCACGATCACGATCAtgatcaccatcatcatcatgaagGCGAGGAGCATGAACATGCTCATAGCCATAGCCACGATATGAGCATTGGTCTGTGGGTTCTTGGAGGAATCATTGCCTTCCTTTCGGTAGAGAAACTGGTACGCATTCTAAAAGGCGGTCAAGGAGGACATGGCCATAGCCATGGAgcaccaaagccaaaaccagTGCCTGCTAAGAAAAAGTCTTCTGGCAAAGAAGATAGCGGGGACGGAGACAAACCGGCAAAACCAGCAAAGACCCACTCCAAAAAACCAGAAGCGAAACCAGAGGGTGAAGTGGAGATTTCCGGCTACTTGAATTTGGCGGCGGACTTCGCTCATAACTTTACGGATGGTCTGGCCATCGGTGCCTCCTACTTGGCGGGGAACAGCATTGGCATTGTGACCACTATTACCATTCTGCTACACGAAGTGCCCCACGAGATTGGCGACTTTGCCATTCTAATAAAGTCTGGTTGTTCTAGGCGGAAGGCAATGCTTCTGCAGCTTGTCACAGCACTCGGAGCTTTGGCGGGCACAGCGCTAGCTCTTCTGGGGGCTGGAGGCGGGGACGGATCCGCCCCATGGGTCTTGCCCTTCACCGCCGGCGGTTTTATTTATATCGCAACAGTGAGCGTCCTGCcggagctgctggaggagtCCACCAAACTGAAACAGTCGCTAAAGGAAATCTTTGCGCTGCTCACCGGCGTTGCCCTAATGATTGTTATTGCCAAGTTCGAGTAA